Proteins from a genomic interval of Hornefia porci:
- a CDS encoding L,D-transpeptidase has product MHRKRLKKVVCMVLTVAMIGTTFVAVPAFAEDTQAGQSTSGVQTEDNSSAAESGSAEAETPDKASVSSAETQSKAPLKLSAKPVTSDAAQNTPGQFAVKFTGAWLDPAQQKKLTDAGWTLTYELKDQNDKVLTKVTDIASFVYKIQDSGTKYKLVCTAAKQGETAQVFESALLSGYKFLSAPTGVSVKCPKSDNNVTIKWKKVSDASGYLIYRTTSKSEIPAKQTKTISSGKTTSYVDKNRSGKKTYYYYVRAIYKGSSNGSDYQTASEASARKSVTVNWYLTCGVRTIKWYTTTKTSAKLYTSRTGSKSKGTLKKGTYVIVTDKYPRKILNWDVPKRIYVKQLKDGKSGKVIRKGWVRWKDCKTVKGNVPYSKKLDKNNDWTKKVKEKWVNKKKYGSKTRYLIWISQYTQHVTIFKGKKGHWKVYKSFRCCSGKFQQPTPKSKSFTIHKHKMKRTRLTKHGNPYYYTHLSFFTGGDSFHTICWYEGTRRVVKGMSNSGQPNTRGCVRLDEKYAVWIYRHIPNGTKVISY; this is encoded by the coding sequence ATGCACAGAAAGAGATTGAAGAAGGTTGTCTGCATGGTTCTGACGGTCGCGATGATCGGCACGACGTTCGTGGCGGTGCCTGCGTTTGCTGAGGATACTCAGGCAGGGCAGAGCACATCGGGGGTGCAGACGGAGGATAACAGCTCCGCGGCGGAAAGCGGGTCCGCGGAGGCAGAGACGCCGGACAAAGCTTCGGTCAGCTCGGCTGAAACACAGAGCAAGGCTCCGCTGAAGCTGAGCGCGAAGCCGGTGACATCGGACGCCGCACAGAATACGCCGGGTCAGTTCGCGGTGAAATTTACGGGTGCCTGGCTGGATCCCGCACAGCAGAAGAAGCTGACGGACGCCGGCTGGACTCTGACCTACGAGCTGAAGGACCAGAACGATAAAGTCCTGACGAAGGTCACAGACATTGCGAGCTTTGTTTATAAGATCCAGGACAGCGGAACGAAGTATAAGCTTGTCTGCACGGCCGCGAAGCAGGGAGAGACCGCGCAGGTTTTCGAGTCCGCTCTGTTAAGCGGATATAAATTTCTGTCCGCGCCGACCGGCGTCAGCGTGAAATGTCCCAAGAGCGACAATAATGTTACGATTAAATGGAAGAAGGTAAGCGACGCGTCGGGATACCTGATTTACCGCACGACAAGCAAGTCGGAGATTCCCGCGAAGCAGACGAAGACCATCAGCAGCGGAAAGACGACGTCCTACGTGGATAAGAACCGCTCGGGAAAGAAAACCTACTACTATTATGTGAGAGCGATTTACAAGGGAAGCAGCAACGGCTCAGACTATCAGACAGCCTCTGAGGCTTCCGCCCGCAAATCGGTCACGGTGAACTGGTATCTGACCTGCGGCGTCAGAACCATCAAGTGGTATACGACAACAAAGACCAGTGCGAAGCTGTACACGTCCAGAACCGGAAGCAAGAGCAAGGGAACGCTCAAGAAGGGAACCTATGTTATTGTGACCGACAAATATCCGAGAAAAATTCTGAACTGGGATGTTCCCAAGCGAATCTATGTCAAGCAGCTGAAGGACGGAAAGAGCGGCAAGGTCATCCGGAAGGGATGGGTCCGCTGGAAGGACTGCAAGACAGTAAAGGGAAATGTTCCGTACAGCAAGAAACTGGATAAGAACAACGACTGGACGAAGAAGGTAAAGGAAAAATGGGTCAACAAAAAGAAATACGGAAGCAAGACCCGTTACCTCATCTGGATCAGCCAGTACACGCAGCATGTCACGATCTTCAAGGGCAAAAAGGGGCACTGGAAGGTGTATAAATCCTTCCGCTGCTGCAGCGGCAAGTTCCAGCAGCCGACGCCGAAGAGCAAGAGCTTTACGATTCATAAGCATAAGATGAAGCGGACACGCCTGACGAAGCACGGCAATCCGTATTATTACACGCACCTGTCCTTCTTCACCGGAGGGGACTCCTTCCATACCATCTGCTGGTATGAGGGAACACGCAGAGTGGTCAAGGGAATGAGCAACAGCGGACAGCCGAATACCCGGGGCTGCGTCCGCCTGGACGAGAAATACGCCGTCTGGATTTACAGGCATATTCCGAACGGAACGAAGGTAATCAGCTACTGA
- a CDS encoding lipopolysaccharide biosynthesis protein, with the protein MLNKICDLLEKTGNIRRSSYLWNAINAMLSALQSPVILMVMTRTNGVYDAGVFSIAFAVASLMLYVGLYGLRRFQASDIHEKYSFQEYQAMRFVTCGAMIVASVAYCVYGIGFKGYGPEKAAVVFLMCMLKLVQAYTDVIHGNMQQKDRLDVATKCSSVRYVLEVLGLIAALAVTHDLLLSSIVCVAVSVIGMMLTTVNAGHRYCESYRPSISRGKFRTLLIDGFPIFISLFLNMYISNAPKYAIDAYLTEEIQAVYNIIFMPAFMVMLIANFIFNPILTSYAELWLSGTREAFLELNRRIRQQLLLVLGLTVLGLAVAWTIGIPILSWIFGVDLHAYRIELCIVMIGGGALAYATFFSTVVTIIREQNFLLVCYGIAALAAFVLSGILVRNHGILGAATLYAVIMTILAVLLAVLTFKKLSDARRNLQNA; encoded by the coding sequence ATGCTGAATAAAATCTGTGATCTGCTGGAGAAAACCGGCAACATCAGAAGAAGTTCCTATCTGTGGAACGCCATAAACGCGATGCTTTCTGCCCTGCAGAGTCCGGTCATCCTGATGGTGATGACCCGGACCAACGGCGTCTACGACGCCGGGGTCTTCAGCATCGCTTTTGCTGTTGCGAGCCTGATGCTCTATGTGGGCCTCTACGGTCTGCGTCGTTTCCAGGCCTCGGACATTCATGAAAAATACAGTTTCCAGGAATACCAGGCCATGCGCTTTGTCACCTGCGGTGCCATGATCGTCGCTTCTGTCGCCTACTGCGTCTACGGTATCGGCTTCAAGGGCTACGGCCCGGAGAAGGCCGCTGTCGTTTTTCTGATGTGCATGCTGAAGCTGGTGCAGGCCTATACTGATGTCATCCACGGAAATATGCAGCAGAAGGATCGCCTGGATGTGGCCACAAAATGCTCCTCCGTCCGCTATGTCCTGGAGGTCCTGGGATTAATTGCTGCGCTGGCGGTGACGCATGACCTCCTGCTTTCCAGCATCGTCTGCGTCGCGGTCTCCGTCATCGGAATGATGCTGACGACTGTCAACGCCGGCCATCGCTACTGCGAATCCTACCGTCCCTCCATCAGCCGCGGGAAATTCCGCACGCTGCTCATCGACGGCTTCCCCATCTTCATCAGCCTGTTTCTGAACATGTATATCAGCAACGCGCCGAAATACGCCATCGACGCCTATCTCACAGAAGAAATCCAGGCCGTCTATAATATTATTTTCATGCCCGCCTTCATGGTCATGCTCATCGCCAACTTCATTTTCAATCCCATTCTGACGTCTTATGCGGAGCTGTGGCTGTCCGGCACCCGCGAAGCCTTCCTCGAGCTGAACCGCCGGATCCGGCAGCAGCTGCTGCTCGTCCTGGGACTTACTGTGCTCGGTCTTGCAGTCGCATGGACAATCGGCATCCCGATCCTGTCCTGGATCTTCGGCGTGGATCTTCACGCCTACCGGATAGAGCTGTGTATCGTCATGATCGGCGGCGGCGCGCTGGCGTACGCCACCTTCTTCAGTACCGTTGTCACGATTATCCGTGAACAGAACTTCCTTCTGGTATGCTACGGCATAGCGGCGCTGGCCGCTTTCGTCCTGTCCGGCATCCTTGTCAGAAACCACGGAATCCTGGGAGCGGCGACCCTGTACGCAGTAATCATGACAATTCTGGCCGTACTGCTGGCAGTCCTGACATTCAAAAAGCTGTCCGACGCCCGCAGAAATCTGCAAAACGCCTGA
- a CDS encoding response regulator transcription factor has protein sequence MSHNRILVVDDDPDIRKVLSVLLGSEGFAVEEAENGRKAVERVLAGPSPDLMILDIMMPGMDGLEVCARVRETSSVPILFLTAKSQDQDKVAAYTSGGDDFLVKPFSQTELLMKVKSLIRRHTEYNTYPVRTADENTQVLAENVVVDIRTRSVRRNGTRINLTDKEFDILRYFMEHRGEVVQNKDLYESVWGEKYLPSAGNTIMVHVLNLRKKLEDNVSKSKIIKTVWGKGYRIE, from the coding sequence ATGAGTCATAACAGAATTCTGGTTGTGGACGACGATCCCGATATCCGGAAGGTGCTGTCGGTGCTTCTCGGCAGCGAGGGATTTGCCGTGGAGGAAGCGGAGAACGGCCGGAAGGCGGTGGAGCGCGTGCTTGCCGGACCGTCGCCGGATCTGATGATTCTGGACATCATGATGCCCGGGATGGACGGGCTGGAGGTCTGCGCCAGAGTGCGGGAGACCTCGTCGGTTCCTATTTTGTTCCTCACCGCGAAATCGCAGGATCAGGATAAGGTGGCGGCGTATACCAGCGGCGGCGACGATTTTCTGGTGAAACCGTTCTCCCAGACGGAGCTGCTGATGAAGGTGAAATCCCTCATCCGGCGCCATACGGAATATAACACGTATCCCGTCCGTACCGCGGACGAGAATACACAGGTGCTGGCGGAGAACGTGGTGGTGGATATCCGGACCCGTTCTGTGCGCAGGAACGGCACCCGGATCAACCTGACCGACAAGGAGTTCGACATTCTCCGGTATTTCATGGAGCACCGGGGAGAGGTGGTGCAGAACAAAGACCTCTATGAGAGCGTCTGGGGTGAGAAGTACCTTCCGTCCGCCGGGAACACGATTATGGTGCACGTGCTGAACCTTCGGAAAAAGCTGGAGGACAACGTGAGCAAATCGAAAATTATCAAGACTGTCTGGGGAAAGGGTTACCGGATTGAATAA
- a CDS encoding HAMP domain-containing sensor histidine kinase — protein MNKCRVKIRNWWSVHYLSLNFKLIVAVLVAAVFAVGGFLACSVLEDYVAQRYYLSDKAKAAAVGDRYRELKAFVGENHVKATDSRALQNWLAGKSYTQLLVWDNNKDVFSGGWIVDSSDTRGAQDGSLTVQKNRARTTESDTVKHLSPEDFKEDVYNRYVTFADGTYYTYINVNGEKRWYYIMDIVAVLIAAVLFLMTILIYNSTVLERVSDLSDDVRKISEGDLNRRIVPGHRDEIGELAASVDVMRTAILEKMGNEKAAWDANTQLITSMSHDIRTPLTSLIGYLDIIESGKFESREELDRYIGSCREKAFQLKDLSDRLFRYFLVFGNQEQEIRLERMDAGILFQQLLVEHVAETIGCGFNVNLQYNVPEGFLVDVDISSMRRLFDNLFSNIMKYADHSFSVEIKADLILDRIKLVLQNHIHEEAKKVESTKIGVRTCKRLCEDMNGAFHAMEEEKIYTTEILFPVVEMNVTEDALDRQLFGTAEAPPKPDGPAVSEPDGPASDPEKTPPETDDADGTCGRTGHAVDTDGGRAGRTDDTSNEGGCNDDLQGHTEN, from the coding sequence TTGAATAAATGCAGGGTGAAAATCAGGAACTGGTGGAGCGTGCATTATCTGTCGCTGAATTTCAAGCTGATCGTGGCCGTGCTTGTCGCGGCGGTATTCGCGGTCGGCGGGTTTCTGGCGTGCTCTGTGCTTGAAGACTATGTTGCGCAGAGATATTATCTCTCGGACAAAGCCAAGGCCGCGGCGGTCGGGGACCGCTACCGCGAGCTGAAAGCCTTTGTCGGAGAAAATCACGTAAAGGCGACGGACAGCCGGGCGCTGCAGAACTGGCTCGCCGGAAAAAGCTACACGCAGTTGCTTGTCTGGGATAACAACAAGGATGTGTTCAGCGGCGGCTGGATTGTGGATTCCAGCGATACGCGCGGCGCGCAGGACGGAAGCCTGACGGTGCAGAAGAACAGAGCGAGGACGACGGAATCAGACACGGTGAAGCATCTGAGCCCTGAGGATTTCAAGGAGGATGTCTATAACCGGTACGTGACGTTTGCGGACGGGACGTACTATACATATATCAACGTCAACGGAGAGAAGCGCTGGTACTATATCATGGATATCGTTGCGGTCTTAATCGCGGCGGTGCTGTTCCTGATGACTATTCTCATCTACAACAGTACGGTGCTGGAGCGGGTCAGCGACCTTTCTGACGATGTCCGGAAAATCAGCGAAGGGGATCTGAACCGGCGCATCGTTCCGGGACATCGGGATGAGATCGGAGAGCTGGCGGCGAGCGTGGATGTGATGCGGACCGCGATTCTTGAAAAGATGGGGAACGAGAAGGCCGCCTGGGACGCCAATACGCAACTGATCACGTCTATGTCTCATGATATCCGGACGCCGCTGACCTCCCTGATCGGATACCTGGACATTATTGAGAGTGGCAAGTTTGAGTCTCGCGAGGAGCTGGACCGGTACATCGGATCCTGCAGGGAAAAGGCGTTTCAGCTGAAGGATCTTTCCGACAGGCTGTTCCGGTATTTCCTCGTTTTCGGCAATCAGGAACAGGAGATCAGGCTGGAGCGGATGGATGCAGGGATTCTGTTTCAGCAGCTTCTGGTGGAGCACGTGGCGGAGACCATCGGCTGCGGGTTCAATGTGAATCTGCAGTACAATGTGCCGGAGGGATTTCTGGTGGATGTGGACATCTCTTCCATGCGGCGGCTCTTCGACAATCTGTTTTCAAATATCATGAAGTATGCGGATCACTCTTTCTCCGTGGAAATAAAGGCAGATCTGATTCTGGACAGAATCAAGCTGGTGCTGCAGAATCATATCCATGAAGAGGCGAAGAAGGTGGAGAGCACCAAAATCGGCGTCCGGACCTGCAAGCGGCTCTGTGAGGATATGAACGGCGCCTTTCACGCCATGGAGGAGGAGAAGATTTATACGACAGAAATCCTGTTTCCGGTGGTGGAGATGAATGTCACAGAGGACGCGCTGGACCGGCAGCTTTTCGGAACGGCGGAGGCGCCTCCGAAACCGGATGGGCCGGCGGTGTCAGAACCGGATGGGCCGGCGTCAGATCCGGAGAAGACTCCTCCGGAGACGGATGATGCAGACGGAACATGCGGCCGGACAGGTCATGCGGTCGATACAGACGGCGGCCGCGCAGGCCGCACAGATGATACAAGTAATGAAGGGGGATGCAATGATGACTTACAAGGACATACCGAGAATTAA
- a CDS encoding DUF6054 family protein encodes MSLTTIKMRRPAQGELKDIASAFRRKYNETFAEFLTETWLEGTDLTVCQMLYERFYFRNSSYATVIILLSEQDGEQRVLINGCGGGDGLFNISLGANNSFAYKTKDYFQAQGFEVLSEERRR; translated from the coding sequence ATGAGCCTTACAACGATTAAGATGAGACGCCCGGCGCAGGGCGAACTGAAAGATATCGCGTCTGCGTTTCGGAGGAAATATAATGAAACGTTTGCCGAGTTTCTGACGGAGACGTGGCTTGAGGGAACGGACCTTACTGTCTGTCAGATGCTGTATGAGCGGTTTTATTTCAGGAACAGCAGCTACGCCACTGTCATCATTCTCCTCAGCGAACAGGACGGTGAGCAGAGAGTCCTGATTAACGGATGCGGAGGCGGCGATGGCCTGTTCAACATAAGTCTGGGCGCAAATAACAGCTTTGCGTATAAGACAAAGGACTATTTTCAGGCGCAGGGCTTTGAAGTGCTGTCCGAGGAGCGGAGAAGGTGA
- a CDS encoding fibronectin type III domain-containing protein codes for MNSTLKRNIIVALLCAGIAVTFSAATLTSKAFAATKKPAQTKISYTASKEESRLDVKWKKVSCSGYQIKVATNKKFTHNKRVLTLKGKSATQTTFTDLIRGKVYYIEVRAYKQKGKSRYYGKWSSVKKCWVFSYAGRVTTKPTCESGVKTYLDPSSGAVTGTKVIPMTHSHEISRKTARRITGKTAHTTGVCAACDQPFNYIRRTLADKSKVTFVAPKNTDANVTNPTVTNSDGYTYNYKLYYQNSTALDYKYPEYQAYLKAHGCSTCSLTTVLNATVPALADYTPDRVIEEVERTVFGTDAVNANMSKTLSKQMPVNLKGISTILTYYGVKNKYVYKYTAASAKKEITAHLKEGNPVIITLPGKNNYAGGTHTMVMLGLDENGDVIMGDSLKQSSGKWGKDNRLVKFDTAKNGNVNTVSSIVKSFSAYSTSKSKVTRSMYYTKAKAGNIGYVLVN; via the coding sequence ATGAACAGTACGTTGAAGCGGAATATTATTGTTGCCCTGCTCTGCGCCGGAATCGCTGTCACATTTTCGGCCGCGACACTGACGAGCAAGGCCTTTGCCGCGACAAAGAAACCCGCGCAGACGAAGATCTCCTATACTGCCAGCAAGGAGGAAAGCCGGCTGGACGTGAAGTGGAAGAAGGTTTCCTGCTCGGGCTACCAGATTAAAGTTGCGACGAACAAAAAATTCACTCATAATAAAAGAGTTCTGACTCTAAAAGGGAAGAGTGCGACGCAGACGACCTTCACCGATCTGATCCGTGGCAAGGTATATTACATTGAAGTCCGCGCGTATAAGCAGAAAGGGAAATCCCGTTATTACGGGAAATGGAGCAGCGTGAAGAAATGCTGGGTATTTTCCTATGCCGGGCGGGTCACCACGAAGCCGACCTGCGAATCGGGCGTGAAGACTTACCTGGATCCCTCCAGCGGCGCTGTGACGGGAACCAAGGTCATTCCCATGACCCACTCTCACGAAATTTCCAGGAAGACCGCACGCCGGATCACCGGTAAAACCGCCCACACCACCGGCGTCTGCGCAGCATGTGATCAGCCCTTTAATTATATCCGTCGCACTCTCGCGGACAAAAGCAAGGTCACCTTTGTTGCGCCGAAGAACACTGACGCCAACGTCACCAACCCGACCGTCACCAACAGCGACGGCTACACCTACAACTACAAGCTCTACTACCAGAATTCTACCGCTCTGGATTACAAATATCCGGAATATCAGGCCTATCTGAAGGCGCACGGCTGTTCCACCTGCTCACTGACCACCGTGCTGAACGCCACCGTTCCGGCGCTTGCAGACTACACGCCGGACAGAGTCATCGAGGAAGTGGAGCGGACCGTCTTCGGCACTGACGCGGTAAACGCGAATATGAGCAAAACTCTGAGCAAACAGATGCCGGTCAACCTGAAAGGCATCTCCACAATCCTCACCTACTACGGCGTGAAAAACAAGTACGTCTACAAATATACTGCAGCCTCCGCGAAGAAGGAGATCACCGCTCATCTTAAGGAGGGCAATCCTGTCATCATCACGCTGCCCGGCAAGAACAATTATGCCGGCGGCACGCACACCATGGTCATGCTGGGACTGGACGAAAACGGGGACGTCATCATGGGTGACTCGCTGAAACAGAGCAGCGGCAAATGGGGAAAGGACAACCGGCTCGTGAAGTTTGACACGGCCAAAAACGGCAACGTCAATACGGTGAGCAGCATCGTGAAAAGCTTCAGCGCCTATTCCACCTCCAAATCCAAGGTGACCAGGAGCATGTACTATACAAAGGCAAAAGCCGGAAACATCGGATACGTTCTGGTCAACTGA
- a CDS encoding AAA family ATPase, with translation MKEFGECEYDSFVYFNFDEEEELKSIFEKNKNPHRIVEILSLISGKKIVPEDTLIVLDEIQECPEALNSLKYFREDVGEYHIVTAGSLPGTLLATPKSYPVGQVNLLDIFLMTFDKYLAATDISLCSYLTKICLGERICLLRVLIKKEKNFILLSPFALFLRFYV, from the coding sequence ATGAAAGAGTTTGGAGAATGTGAATATGACAGCTTTGTATATTTCAACTTCGATGAAGAAGAGGAATTGAAATCAATATTTGAAAAAAACAAGAACCCACACCGGATTGTTGAAATTCTTTCACTGATTTCAGGAAAGAAGATAGTTCCGGAGGATACACTTATTGTTCTTGACGAGATACAGGAATGCCCTGAAGCTTTAAATTCCTTAAAATATTTTAGGGAAGACGTCGGGGAATATCATATTGTTACCGCAGGAAGCCTGCCGGGAACACTTCTTGCGACACCCAAGTCTTATCCGGTGGGACAGGTTAACCTTCTCGACATATTTCTCATGACCTTTGACAAGTACCTGGCGGCAACAGACATCAGTCTCTGTTCATATTTAACAAAGATATGCTTAGGAGAGAGGATTTGCCTGCTCCGCGTTTTGATAAAAAAAGAAAAAAATTTTATTTTGCTGTCCCCTTTTGCCCTTTTTTTACGTTTCTATGTGTGA
- a CDS encoding NlpC/P60 family protein, translating into MVRKHSKLAIAILIVAALIATGIVALVLMTPRAAYANGTVVKEPYSILIGGKEVAVVNGKSTGKKVMKDVAASYTPKGAVLKKVSYDTKVKIQERKLSLFEDAPTVKTRTEAVQAILDGNTEEDPMFTVTTVSEKYKTKKTDRKVTFKYDSTLSAFESKVQDKGKAGSSRITYRLTNENGKLISKKKTGVKVLEEPENAVVLTGNQNMPTDLKWSDYDEYTSKLNDELGVKISKEGIRYLGNPYKLGGNDLYHGIDCVAFVRAMYQKYGITLPKGRTAIGHYGRAVSLSQAKAGDIVYYGNHVAIYMGNGKVIHAIRKGISISKVNFRKIVSIRRGY; encoded by the coding sequence ATGGTCAGGAAACACAGTAAATTAGCTATTGCGATTTTGATTGTGGCTGCGCTGATTGCCACGGGAATCGTCGCGCTGGTGCTGATGACGCCGCGCGCGGCCTACGCCAACGGCACCGTTGTGAAGGAGCCCTACTCGATTCTGATCGGAGGAAAAGAGGTTGCGGTTGTCAACGGGAAGTCCACCGGGAAAAAGGTCATGAAGGACGTGGCCGCCAGTTACACGCCCAAGGGCGCCGTTTTGAAGAAGGTCTCCTATGACACAAAGGTGAAGATTCAGGAACGTAAACTGTCCCTGTTCGAGGACGCCCCCACGGTGAAGACCAGAACGGAAGCTGTGCAGGCGATTCTGGACGGGAATACAGAAGAGGATCCGATGTTTACTGTGACGACGGTCTCTGAGAAGTATAAGACAAAGAAAACTGACCGGAAAGTTACTTTCAAATACGACTCCACACTGTCCGCTTTCGAGAGCAAGGTGCAGGACAAAGGCAAGGCCGGCTCCAGCAGGATTACCTATCGGCTGACGAATGAGAACGGGAAGCTGATTTCAAAGAAGAAGACCGGCGTGAAGGTTCTGGAGGAGCCGGAAAATGCGGTGGTTCTGACCGGAAACCAGAATATGCCGACGGATCTCAAATGGTCCGATTACGATGAGTATACGAGCAAGCTGAACGATGAGCTCGGCGTGAAGATCTCCAAAGAAGGGATTCGCTATCTGGGAAATCCGTATAAGCTGGGCGGAAACGACCTGTATCACGGAATCGACTGCGTAGCCTTTGTCAGAGCGATGTACCAGAAATACGGAATCACTCTTCCCAAAGGCCGCACGGCCATCGGACATTACGGACGCGCTGTATCGCTTTCTCAGGCGAAGGCCGGCGACATCGTCTACTACGGAAACCACGTCGCGATTTACATGGGGAACGGAAAGGTCATCCATGCGATTCGCAAGGGAATCAGCATTTCCAAGGTGAATTTCCGGAAGATCGTATCCATACGGCGGGGCTACTGA
- a CDS encoding HAD family hydrolase: MNQKNCNRMIDGVIFDVDGTLLDTMPVWHDAGARFLATLGIQAEPGLGDLLFEETVETGAQYLIDHYGLTMSIPEIARGIDEQVEQFYFREADFKPGARKLLQQMYDAEIHLTVATSTHRKCIEAAFDRLGIRELFEGIFTCSEVGATKNSPAIFYAAEDCMQTQPEYTWVFEDGLYAIRTAEAAGFRTVGVYDPVSEKDREEIIRTADFYYESLEDFDLLCGEDGASEAAVISMSGAPGVGTEAAAGVSVCGEGGGRRENES, translated from the coding sequence ATGAATCAGAAGAACTGCAACAGAATGATTGACGGCGTTATCTTCGACGTGGACGGCACGCTGCTGGACACGATGCCGGTGTGGCACGACGCGGGGGCGCGTTTTCTGGCCACGCTGGGAATTCAGGCGGAGCCCGGACTGGGGGATCTGCTGTTCGAGGAAACGGTGGAAACCGGCGCGCAGTATCTGATCGATCATTACGGACTGACCATGTCGATTCCGGAGATTGCCCGGGGAATCGATGAGCAGGTGGAGCAGTTCTACTTTCGCGAGGCGGACTTCAAGCCCGGCGCCCGGAAGCTTCTTCAGCAGATGTACGACGCGGAGATCCATCTGACTGTGGCGACCTCCACGCATCGGAAATGCATTGAGGCGGCGTTTGACCGGCTGGGAATCCGGGAGCTCTTTGAGGGAATCTTCACCTGCAGCGAGGTGGGGGCGACAAAGAACAGTCCGGCGATTTTCTATGCGGCGGAGGACTGCATGCAGACGCAGCCGGAGTACACATGGGTGTTCGAGGACGGGCTTTATGCGATCCGGACCGCTGAGGCGGCGGGCTTCCGGACGGTCGGGGTTTATGATCCGGTCAGCGAAAAGGACCGGGAGGAAATCATACGGACGGCGGATTTCTATTACGAGAGCCTGGAGGATTTCGACCTGCTGTGCGGCGAAGACGGCGCGAGCGAGGCGGCTGTTATAAGCATGAGCGGCGCGCCGGGCGTCGGCACGGAGGCTGCGGCGGGCGTCAGCGTGTGCGGCGAAGGCGGAGGAAGGAGGGAAAATGAGTCATAA
- a CDS encoding phenylacetate--CoA ligase family protein, which produces MFENLEKKLVNLLIFTDLAKMKKKIPEDFSGVKRIQDRRVRRLVRKAYRIPFYKERFDAAGVKPEDIRTGADLTRLPLLHKEELRAWMKEEAKNPRYDNWYHDTTSGSSGEPLMILLSPREKAYMMANWFRVMMLAGYNPFLGKTMSRKSAHSVSAGYDTALQRLGILRRGFLDQYAPEEEMIRQVNEYKPDFLYMNKTELMRLCLYCRQHGSKIYQPRFFVPTGEKTDDIARRLFKEVLGPGIIDSYGTAETGACMVKIGESPEYVVHNDSFVVNIYDDNDRPADDGKIVVTPLYKTDLPLINYSIGDKATSVTRNGVRFITGVQGRMNDFFRYETGEVTTFFEIAPIIAHCTDILQIRFIQESYDMIRIQCVYNKEESERTRDEVAAQLTADLNRKFKHPFRIEYDWMDSIPPDENGKLRMIVCKVK; this is translated from the coding sequence ATGTTTGAGAATTTGGAAAAGAAGCTGGTCAATCTGCTGATTTTCACGGATCTGGCCAAGATGAAGAAAAAAATCCCGGAGGATTTCTCCGGAGTCAAAAGAATTCAGGATCGGCGTGTTCGCAGGCTCGTGCGGAAGGCGTACAGGATCCCGTTCTACAAAGAACGGTTCGACGCTGCGGGCGTGAAGCCGGAGGACATCCGGACCGGTGCGGACCTCACCCGTCTGCCTTTGTTGCATAAGGAAGAGCTGCGCGCCTGGATGAAAGAAGAAGCGAAGAACCCCAGGTATGACAACTGGTACCACGACACCACCAGCGGATCGTCCGGCGAACCGCTGATGATTCTTCTGTCGCCCAGGGAAAAGGCCTACATGATGGCCAACTGGTTCCGGGTCATGATGCTGGCAGGCTACAACCCCTTCCTCGGTAAAACCATGAGCCGCAAGAGCGCGCACAGCGTTTCCGCCGGCTACGACACCGCGCTCCAGCGCCTGGGCATCCTGCGCCGCGGATTTCTGGACCAGTACGCGCCGGAGGAGGAAATGATCCGGCAGGTCAATGAATACAAGCCGGACTTCCTTTACATGAATAAAACCGAGCTCATGCGGCTCTGCCTGTACTGCAGACAGCACGGCAGCAAAATATATCAGCCGAGGTTCTTTGTGCCCACCGGAGAAAAAACCGACGACATCGCCCGCCGGCTGTTCAAGGAGGTTCTGGGCCCCGGCATCATCGACTCCTACGGAACAGCCGAGACCGGCGCCTGCATGGTGAAGATCGGCGAGAGCCCGGAGTACGTGGTCCACAACGATTCCTTTGTGGTAAACATCTACGACGACAACGACCGGCCGGCCGACGACGGCAAGATCGTGGTGACACCGCTGTACAAGACCGACCTGCCGCTGATTAATTACTCCATCGGCGACAAAGCCACATCCGTGACCCGGAACGGCGTCCGGTTCATCACCGGCGTGCAGGGCAGAATGAACGATTTCTTCCGGTACGAGACCGGAGAAGTCACCACATTCTTCGAAATCGCGCCCATCATCGCTCACTGCACCGACATCCTGCAGATCCGCTTCATCCAGGAATCCTACGATATGATCCGGATCCAGTGCGTCTATAACAAAGAAGAATCCGAACGCACCAGAGATGAAGTAGCCGCACAGCTCACCGCGGATCTGAACAGAAAATTCAAGCACCCCTTCCGAATCGAGTACGACTGGATGGACTCCATTCCGCCGGACGAGAACGGCAAGCTTCGGATGATTGTCTGCAAGGTAAAATAG